A single genomic interval of uncultured Desulfobulbus sp. harbors:
- a CDS encoding (Fe-S)-binding protein, producing MSHLKQLQDFQDCLAQCVRCGACQAHCPVYRETCREGSVARGKIVLAASVLAGEVELDDRLCQEISLCLLCGSCVAKCPNKVPTDAIVGALRRQITQTHGLSSIGKKVATLTGSKSLLKALIKGADLLSPLLFKKVPESSGLRLRFSPDMLKDRSLPPLPDHTLFDRVPEFLQGDADKPLVGIFAGCALTYLYPQVGELLVRLPHRLGFSVVLPHTQGCCGMPAFSSGNAPLIDKLAQMNIKAFGKLQPSLILTACASCHGMLAGHYAEKSGNPFGGEILDIHRFLLQNSVVEKLASLPQSPDRIRLTYHDPCHLRTAGITREPRALLQALPQVEFVEMDNAAVCCGLGGTFTANHPDLSRAIGDKKRAGLATSNAALVASGCPGCILQLQDIIDRAGLKMRAVHSLELIAQALGGNEQHLG from the coding sequence ATGAGTCATTTGAAACAACTCCAAGATTTTCAGGATTGTCTCGCCCAATGCGTTCGTTGCGGCGCCTGCCAGGCCCACTGCCCGGTCTACCGCGAAACCTGCCGTGAGGGCTCGGTGGCCCGGGGTAAAATCGTGTTAGCAGCCTCGGTACTGGCCGGTGAGGTGGAGCTCGACGACCGACTTTGCCAGGAGATCAGCCTTTGCCTGCTCTGCGGCTCCTGTGTGGCCAAATGTCCCAACAAAGTCCCCACCGATGCCATTGTCGGGGCACTCAGACGGCAAATCACCCAAACCCACGGACTCTCCTCCATTGGCAAAAAGGTGGCCACTCTGACCGGCTCCAAATCGCTGCTCAAAGCCCTGATCAAGGGCGCGGATCTGCTCTCGCCGCTGCTTTTTAAAAAGGTTCCCGAATCAAGTGGGTTACGGCTCCGGTTTTCCCCGGACATGCTCAAAGATCGCAGTCTGCCCCCCCTGCCCGACCACACCCTTTTTGACCGGGTGCCCGAATTCCTTCAAGGGGATGCGGATAAACCGCTTGTGGGCATCTTTGCTGGCTGCGCACTGACCTACCTCTACCCCCAGGTCGGCGAACTGCTGGTCCGCCTGCCGCATCGCTTAGGCTTTTCGGTGGTCCTGCCTCATACCCAGGGCTGTTGCGGCATGCCGGCCTTTTCATCGGGCAACGCACCGCTCATCGACAAACTCGCGCAAATGAACATCAAGGCCTTTGGCAAACTCCAACCAAGCCTCATTCTCACCGCCTGCGCCTCCTGCCATGGGATGCTCGCAGGCCACTATGCGGAAAAATCAGGCAACCCTTTCGGGGGAGAGATCCTCGATATTCATCGCTTTCTGCTGCAGAACAGTGTTGTCGAAAAACTCGCCAGCCTGCCGCAATCGCCTGATCGTATCAGGCTGACCTACCACGACCCCTGCCATCTGCGAACCGCAGGCATAACCAGGGAGCCACGCGCACTGTTACAGGCCCTGCCCCAGGTCGAGTTCGTCGAGATGGACAATGCCGCCGTCTGCTGCGGCCTGGGCGGAACTTTTACCGCCAACCACCCCGACCTCAGTCGGGCTATCGGTGATAAAAAAAGGGCCGGCCTGGCCACAAGTAACGCTGCGCTGGTGGCCAGCGGTTGTCCCGGATGTATCCTGCAACTGCAGGACATCATTGATCGTGCCGGGCTCAAGATGCGGGCCGTGCACAGTCTGGAGCTGATCGCCCAGGCCCTTGGCGGCAATGAACAGCATCTCGGTTGA
- the glyS gene encoding glycine--tRNA ligase subunit beta has translation MSELLFEIGTEEIPAGYIQPALDTLAAESAKKLGALELSCGAIRTYGTPRRLTLIIEDLQSRQDDRRQEHIGPSKKAGMDDAGNPTKAAIGFARSKGCDPSQLQVVDTPKGEYLMVIEDVKGRETKDLLPGLLESLIRELVFPKSMKWADYTITFARPMQWLVALYDGAVLPLAVEGVECGRTSRGHRFLAPTEFELTTAASYLNDLRQRFVIADPVERRQMVVSEVKRAVQENAGVEGAEPILHEGLLDTVTNLVEYPYGVCGKFEEKFLLLPEETLVTSMREHQKYFPVAGSDGQLLPRFVAVNNTKIEDLALAANGHQRVLRARLEDGLFFFNEDRKHPLSDLCPELKGIVFQNKLGTMLAKSERVVKLSSALAEVIAPELKSDVERVAALAKADLLSSMVGEFPTLQGTMGRYYALNDGEKPEVAQAIEEHYMPVRAGGELPQSLLGALVGIADRLDTLVGCFAIGEKPTGNKDAFGLRRQAIGLISIIKGLQISFSLQEMIAAALRGYQGVVEQKQEVVEEVVAFIRLRFENDLVAGGLLQALVEAATSVGFDNVVDCLKRIDALEQIRSQESFSVLAGSFKRIRNIVKENKTTEVNHSLLSETAEQELFKAFTEVQTKAQPLIEAQQYEEALLALLEMKEPVDQFFDKVMVMAEDGTVRQNRLNLLTAIGELVLSVGDISKMHAE, from the coding sequence ATGAGTGAACTTCTTTTTGAAATTGGAACAGAAGAAATCCCTGCCGGATACATTCAACCGGCCTTGGATACCCTGGCTGCGGAATCGGCCAAGAAACTTGGGGCTCTGGAGCTCTCCTGCGGCGCCATCCGCACCTATGGAACTCCGCGTCGGTTGACCCTTATCATTGAGGATCTTCAGTCCCGGCAGGATGACCGGCGGCAGGAACATATCGGCCCCTCGAAAAAGGCCGGCATGGACGATGCTGGCAACCCGACCAAGGCAGCCATTGGTTTCGCCCGCTCCAAGGGCTGTGACCCTTCGCAACTGCAGGTGGTCGATACGCCCAAGGGCGAGTACCTGATGGTGATCGAAGATGTCAAGGGTCGGGAAACCAAGGACCTTTTGCCTGGCCTGCTGGAATCGCTGATCCGTGAGTTGGTTTTTCCCAAGTCGATGAAATGGGCTGATTATACCATCACCTTTGCCCGCCCGATGCAGTGGCTGGTTGCACTTTACGACGGCGCAGTCCTGCCGCTTGCGGTCGAAGGGGTTGAATGCGGCCGGACGAGCCGCGGTCATCGCTTTCTCGCCCCGACAGAGTTTGAGCTCACCACTGCTGCCAGCTACCTCAACGACCTGCGGCAACGGTTCGTCATCGCCGACCCGGTGGAACGTCGTCAGATGGTCGTCAGTGAGGTAAAACGTGCGGTTCAGGAAAATGCCGGCGTCGAGGGGGCAGAACCAATTTTACACGAGGGATTGTTGGATACGGTTACCAACCTGGTTGAATATCCCTATGGCGTCTGCGGAAAATTTGAGGAAAAGTTTCTTCTTCTCCCCGAGGAGACTTTGGTTACCTCCATGCGCGAACATCAGAAGTATTTCCCGGTAGCCGGTTCCGACGGTCAATTGCTTCCTCGCTTCGTAGCGGTCAACAATACCAAAATAGAGGACCTGGCCCTGGCGGCAAACGGCCATCAGCGCGTGTTACGGGCGCGACTCGAAGACGGCCTGTTCTTCTTTAACGAAGACCGGAAACATCCCCTTTCCGACCTTTGTCCGGAATTAAAAGGCATTGTCTTCCAGAACAAGCTGGGGACCATGCTGGCCAAGAGCGAGCGCGTGGTCAAGCTCTCCAGTGCCCTTGCAGAGGTCATCGCCCCTGAGTTGAAGAGTGATGTCGAACGGGTCGCCGCCCTGGCCAAGGCCGATCTGCTCAGTTCCATGGTTGGGGAATTCCCGACCCTGCAGGGGACCATGGGCAGGTACTACGCGCTCAACGATGGAGAAAAGCCTGAGGTTGCCCAGGCCATTGAAGAGCATTATATGCCGGTTCGTGCCGGAGGCGAGCTGCCGCAATCCCTGCTTGGCGCCCTGGTCGGTATTGCCGACCGCCTCGACACCCTGGTCGGCTGTTTTGCCATCGGTGAAAAGCCCACCGGCAATAAAGACGCCTTTGGTCTTCGCCGCCAGGCTATTGGCCTGATCAGTATCATCAAGGGATTGCAGATATCTTTTTCCCTGCAGGAGATGATTGCCGCCGCCCTGCGTGGTTACCAAGGTGTGGTCGAGCAGAAGCAGGAGGTGGTTGAGGAGGTTGTCGCCTTCATTCGTCTCCGATTTGAAAACGATCTGGTTGCCGGCGGTCTGCTGCAGGCGCTGGTCGAGGCGGCCACCTCAGTCGGCTTTGACAATGTGGTCGACTGTTTGAAACGAATCGATGCCCTTGAGCAGATTCGCAGCCAGGAAAGCTTCTCCGTACTTGCCGGATCGTTCAAGCGCATTCGCAATATCGTGAAGGAAAATAAAACCACCGAGGTGAATCATTCCCTCTTGAGTGAGACAGCTGAGCAGGAGCTCTTCAAGGCATTCACCGAGGTTCAGACCAAGGCGCAGCCCCTGATTGAGGCGCAGCAGTACGAAGAGGCGCTGTTGGCCCTTTTGGAGATGAAGGAGCCGGTGGATCAGTTTTTTGATAAGGTCATGGTCATGGCCGAAGATGGAACTGTTCGCCAAAATCGCTTGAATCTGTTGACCGCTATTGGCGAGTTGGTCCTTTCCGTGGGCGATATCTCAAAGATGCACGCGGAGTAA
- a CDS encoding FAD-linked oxidase C-terminal domain-containing protein has protein sequence MLSETILSQLEAIVGSANISARTVDRITHSFDATQRRCLPDVVVHPATTEEISRIVRLADQERIPLLPRGAGSGFTGGSLPVHGGIVLVLTRMNRILEIDTDNLIAVVEPGVVTGDLQREVERLGLFYPPDPASKDFSTLGGNVAECAGGPRCVKYGVTRDYVLGLTVVTPRGDIIRTGGRTMKNVVGYDLTRLFVGAEGTLGVVTEIILRLLPKPEARKTMLVAFASIEGAAEGVSTIIRGKIIPTTLEFMDGSAIECVRKATPLDLPEACQAVLIIEVDGARDQLDGQVKRILELIEPLGVLETRIAATTDESEAIWKVRRAVSPSLRNLNPNKFNEDIVVPRSRVPEMIRALEKISQTYKVPIVNFGHAGDGNIHVNVMVDLQEPGMENTVAQVLNEIFQCAVNLKGSVSGEHGIGTAKAPYIGLELSPETLAAMRAIKGALDPNNIMNPGKIFPELEFQQRAFLPDTPAV, from the coding sequence ATGCTCAGCGAAACCATCCTTAGCCAACTTGAGGCGATCGTCGGGTCGGCCAACATCTCCGCACGCACCGTTGACCGCATCACCCACTCCTTCGACGCCACCCAGCGCAGGTGCCTGCCCGATGTGGTGGTTCACCCGGCAACCACCGAGGAGATCAGCCGTATCGTCCGTTTGGCCGACCAGGAACGTATCCCCCTGCTTCCTCGGGGGGCGGGCAGCGGTTTTACCGGCGGCAGTCTGCCTGTCCATGGAGGCATCGTCCTCGTTCTCACCCGGATGAACCGTATCCTCGAGATCGATACCGACAACTTGATCGCCGTGGTCGAACCGGGTGTTGTCACCGGCGATCTCCAGCGGGAGGTGGAACGGCTCGGCCTCTTTTATCCGCCGGATCCCGCCTCCAAGGATTTCTCCACTCTTGGCGGCAATGTTGCCGAATGCGCCGGCGGTCCACGCTGTGTCAAATACGGCGTCACCCGTGACTATGTGCTCGGATTGACCGTGGTCACACCCAGAGGCGATATTATCCGCACCGGCGGGCGCACCATGAAAAACGTGGTCGGATACGACCTGACCCGACTTTTTGTCGGCGCCGAAGGCACCTTGGGGGTGGTCACCGAAATTATTCTTCGACTCCTGCCCAAGCCCGAGGCACGCAAAACCATGCTGGTGGCCTTTGCCTCCATCGAGGGGGCGGCAGAAGGCGTTTCCACCATCATTCGCGGCAAGATCATTCCCACCACGCTGGAGTTCATGGATGGTTCGGCCATCGAATGCGTGCGTAAGGCCACGCCTCTTGACCTACCGGAGGCCTGCCAGGCCGTGCTCATTATCGAGGTGGATGGTGCCAGGGATCAGTTGGATGGTCAGGTGAAGCGGATCCTCGAGCTGATCGAGCCCCTCGGAGTCCTCGAGACCAGGATTGCGGCGACAACCGATGAATCCGAGGCGATCTGGAAGGTGCGCCGGGCAGTCAGCCCGAGCCTGCGCAACCTCAACCCCAATAAGTTCAACGAGGATATTGTCGTGCCCCGATCCCGGGTGCCGGAGATGATTCGCGCCCTGGAAAAAATCTCCCAGACCTATAAAGTGCCAATCGTCAACTTCGGTCATGCAGGGGACGGCAACATTCATGTCAATGTCATGGTCGATTTGCAGGAACCCGGCATGGAGAACACGGTTGCCCAGGTCCTCAACGAGATCTTCCAGTGCGCGGTCAACCTCAAAGGATCGGTCAGCGGAGAACATGGGATTGGCACCGCCAAAGCCCCCTATATCGGTCTGGAGCTGAGCCCGGAGACCCTGGCTGCCATGCGCGCCATCAAAGGGGCGCTCGACCCCAACAACATCATGAACCCAGGAAAAATATTCCCGGAACTGGAATTTCAACAACGCGCTTTTCTCCCGGATACACCTGCTGTATGA
- a CDS encoding GTP cyclohydrolase, FolE2/MptA family, with protein MKDIQSSSDSRRIDIRKVGVKTLTYPITVLDKAKRTQSTVARLNMYVNLPHQFKGTHMSRFVEILNTFHGDFNLKTFRLILEEMKLRLDAEAAHLEMEFPYFLQIMEKSSGPAMRRYDCRLHGSLAQRFDLQVEVDVPLSSNQGGGGRSSGLSGLWGMVTVAVRMKSFLWIEDLIALVEQAVSIRNPEQETVESLCLHISQGLMGSEVFQWYKVVVKNSANGYSAFAVSQWPEQSAEQYPLVDPP; from the coding sequence ATGAAAGATATTCAAAGCTCCTCCGACTCTCGCAGAATCGATATTCGCAAGGTTGGGGTGAAGACGCTTACCTACCCGATTACAGTCCTGGACAAGGCGAAGAGGACCCAATCCACCGTTGCCAGGCTCAACATGTACGTCAACTTGCCCCACCAGTTCAAGGGCACGCACATGAGCCGCTTTGTCGAGATCCTCAACACCTTTCACGGCGATTTCAATCTCAAAACCTTTCGCCTGATTCTTGAGGAAATGAAACTTCGTCTGGACGCGGAGGCCGCACACCTGGAAATGGAGTTTCCCTATTTCCTGCAGATCATGGAGAAATCGTCCGGGCCAGCCATGCGCCGTTACGACTGTCGGTTGCACGGATCCCTTGCCCAGCGGTTCGACCTCCAGGTTGAAGTGGATGTACCGCTCTCCTCCAATCAGGGAGGAGGGGGAAGGAGCAGTGGTCTTTCCGGCCTTTGGGGGATGGTTACGGTTGCGGTACGGATGAAATCATTCCTCTGGATCGAAGATCTGATCGCGCTTGTTGAACAGGCTGTGTCCATCCGCAATCCGGAACAGGAGACCGTTGAATCGCTTTGCCTCCATATCAGCCAGGGCCTTATGGGCAGCGAGGTCTTTCAATGGTACAAAGTTGTTGTGAAAAATAGTGCCAACGGGTATTCAGCATTTGCGGTGTCCCAATGGCCTGAACAGTCGGCAGAGCAGTACCCCTTGGTCGATCCTCCATGA
- a CDS encoding cytochrome c biogenesis protein ResB: MNKKNSFISLFASVQLALFLLFILAATSIIGTIIPQNNVYGFYAQRYGEKTAQFFQLLDIADMYNSWWFLGLLGLFSFNLIVCSLERIPQVFRLLRRDNLALKIQQLHKMPLRKELVLGLTFTEALEKIDSFMQQQGLKGKSRDTDEGRLYCVDKCGWSRLGVYVVHLSILVILAGAIVGSSAVAKKILHRPTFAFKGALMLPEGQSIDHVTTFGQGTFINLDFTLRCDDFTIEYYPNGMPKTYRSQVTILEGDKVLRQAQIEVNKPLTYRGVTLYQSSYQPLQQYQIHIQRESDGVSTAALGAAAEELAWPQADVSYGIINRENQGEVTKRLKIWFSDHQGAPSIFWINAGQEARIERPNGSYRFKAEQAYATGLQATKDPGVGLVYGGCMLMLVGLYVAFFLSHRRIWIMILDEDTECRILLAGDANKNKVGFEKKFSLFIKRLEQFS, encoded by the coding sequence ATGAACAAAAAAAACTCTTTCATTAGCCTGTTCGCCTCGGTGCAGTTGGCCTTGTTCCTCCTGTTTATTCTGGCGGCAACCTCTATTATCGGAACGATTATTCCACAGAACAATGTGTATGGGTTTTACGCGCAGCGCTACGGCGAAAAAACCGCGCAGTTTTTTCAACTGCTCGACATTGCGGACATGTACAATTCCTGGTGGTTTCTCGGCCTGTTGGGACTGTTTTCGTTTAACCTCATTGTCTGCAGCCTGGAGCGCATCCCCCAGGTCTTTCGTCTTCTCCGTCGCGATAATCTTGCCCTGAAAATCCAACAGTTGCACAAGATGCCCCTGCGCAAAGAGTTGGTCCTTGGGCTCACCTTTACAGAGGCTTTAGAGAAAATCGACTCGTTTATGCAACAACAGGGGCTCAAGGGCAAAAGCAGAGATACCGACGAAGGACGCCTCTACTGTGTGGACAAATGCGGTTGGAGCCGATTGGGCGTTTATGTGGTCCATCTGTCCATTCTCGTCATACTCGCGGGGGCGATAGTCGGTTCCTCCGCTGTGGCGAAAAAAATTCTTCATCGCCCCACCTTTGCCTTCAAGGGGGCGCTGATGCTGCCAGAAGGACAGAGCATCGACCATGTCACGACCTTTGGACAGGGCACTTTCATCAACCTGGACTTCACCCTTCGCTGTGATGATTTCACCATCGAGTATTACCCCAACGGCATGCCTAAAACCTACCGTTCGCAGGTGACCATCCTTGAAGGCGACAAGGTGTTGCGCCAGGCTCAAATCGAGGTTAACAAACCCCTGACCTACAGGGGCGTCACCTTGTATCAGTCCAGTTATCAACCCCTTCAACAGTACCAGATTCACATTCAGCGTGAATCCGATGGGGTGAGCACCGCCGCTCTCGGGGCCGCTGCCGAAGAACTCGCCTGGCCCCAGGCCGATGTAAGCTACGGGATCATCAATCGGGAAAACCAGGGCGAGGTGACCAAACGATTGAAGATCTGGTTCAGTGATCATCAGGGCGCGCCCTCCATATTCTGGATCAACGCAGGACAGGAGGCCCGTATCGAGCGTCCAAACGGCAGCTACCGTTTCAAGGCAGAGCAGGCCTATGCCACGGGCCTGCAGGCGACCAAGGATCCCGGTGTCGGGTTGGTGTACGGTGGCTGTATGCTTATGCTTGTCGGGCTCTATGTTGCCTTTTTCCTTTCCCACCGGCGAATATGGATCATGATCCTGGATGAGGACACAGAGTGCCGGATACTTTTGGCTGGCGACGCCAATAAAAACAAGGTAGGTTTTGAGAAAAAATTTTCTTTGTTTATCAAGAGGTTAGAACAATTTTCCTGA
- a CDS encoding response regulator — protein sequence MEKKRILLVDDEESIQLLYREEFEDEGYIVDSAYNGAEALAKFQQNPPDLVVLDINMPGMNGIEVLRQMKEMKGNLPIILSSAYQEYKQDFGSWASEAYVVKSVNMDELKATIRKYLV from the coding sequence GTGGAAAAAAAACGTATTCTCCTGGTCGACGACGAAGAGTCCATCCAACTGCTGTACCGCGAGGAATTCGAGGACGAAGGCTATATCGTCGATTCCGCCTACAACGGCGCCGAGGCCCTGGCCAAGTTTCAGCAGAATCCACCCGACTTGGTGGTACTGGACATCAATATGCCGGGAATGAACGGCATTGAGGTGCTCAGGCAGATGAAAGAGATGAAGGGGAATCTCCCCATCATTCTCAGTTCGGCCTACCAGGAATATAAACAGGATTTCGGCAGTTGGGCCTCCGAGGCCTACGTGGTCAAATCGGTCAATATGGACGAGTTGAAGGCCACAATCCGTAAATACCTGGTGTAA
- a CDS encoding cytochrome c3 family protein, translating into MKKLIVFGALLATCCAPCLLSSAQAADKGPAEITLQSTIDPAKTPKPAFFPHGEHQSRLECKTCHHSKGADGKRISYVEGQKIDKCESCHNSKDAAMPEKVNTFKKAAHSLCQACHKKNKPELAKCSVCHK; encoded by the coding sequence ATGAAAAAACTGATTGTGTTCGGTGCTCTTCTGGCCACGTGTTGCGCACCCTGCCTGTTGAGCAGTGCCCAGGCAGCCGATAAAGGTCCGGCGGAGATCACCCTGCAGTCCACCATTGATCCTGCAAAAACGCCCAAACCGGCCTTTTTCCCCCACGGCGAACATCAGTCCCGCCTGGAATGCAAGACCTGCCATCACAGCAAGGGGGCCGACGGTAAACGCATCTCCTATGTGGAAGGCCAGAAAATCGATAAGTGTGAATCCTGTCACAACAGCAAGGATGCCGCCATGCCCGAGAAGGTGAATACCTTTAAGAAGGCGGCTCATTCCCTGTGTCAGGCCTGTCACAAGAAAAACAAACCCGAGTTGGCCAAATGCTCGGTCTGCCATAAGTAA
- the galT gene encoding galactose-1-phosphate uridylyltransferase, giving the protein MPELRKDPILGRWIIIAQERGKRPTDFLVEEFKVKGGFCPLCPGNEKTTPGEVLVYGREWGYPNTAGWKLRVVPNKYPALVIEGELDKQGEGLYDRMNGIGAHEVIIESPNHKDRFSHLAPHDMILTFRAFRDRIRDLSKDTRFNYVVVFKNFGKAAGASLEHSHSQLVALPILPRMVTSELDGSLSYFKYKDRCVFCDIIRQEIQQKIRLVCENEKFVTVTPFAPRSPFEMWVMPRYHNSSYIEQDDDSLIALAEIFSETLRRLDTCIPNVPYNFVLHTQPLRSGPLEHYHWHFEIVPKLTSIAGFEWGTGFYINPMPPEETCRYLREVKL; this is encoded by the coding sequence ATGCCGGAATTACGAAAAGACCCAATTCTTGGCCGCTGGATCATCATTGCCCAGGAACGCGGCAAACGGCCGACGGATTTTTTAGTGGAAGAGTTCAAGGTCAAAGGCGGGTTTTGCCCCCTTTGTCCGGGCAATGAAAAAACAACCCCCGGAGAGGTTCTCGTCTATGGCCGCGAGTGGGGCTATCCCAATACGGCTGGGTGGAAGCTGCGGGTGGTGCCGAACAAATATCCCGCCCTGGTGATCGAAGGGGAACTCGACAAGCAGGGTGAGGGACTCTACGACCGAATGAACGGTATCGGCGCTCATGAGGTCATCATCGAGAGCCCGAATCACAAAGATCGTTTTTCCCACCTCGCACCCCACGACATGATCTTGACCTTCAGGGCCTTTCGTGACCGTATTCGTGACCTGTCCAAGGATACCCGCTTCAACTACGTGGTGGTTTTCAAGAATTTTGGCAAGGCCGCCGGCGCGTCGCTTGAACACTCCCACTCCCAGCTGGTCGCTCTGCCGATTCTGCCGCGCATGGTCACCTCCGAGTTGGATGGCAGTCTCTCCTATTTCAAATACAAGGACCGTTGTGTCTTTTGTGATATAATACGCCAGGAAATTCAGCAGAAGATCCGCTTGGTCTGCGAAAACGAAAAGTTTGTCACCGTGACCCCCTTTGCCCCACGATCGCCCTTTGAGATGTGGGTCATGCCACGGTACCACAACTCGTCCTATATCGAGCAGGATGACGACTCGTTGATCGCCCTGGCTGAAATTTTCTCCGAAACCCTGCGCCGTTTGGATACCTGTATCCCCAACGTGCCCTATAATTTTGTACTCCACACCCAACCCCTTCGTTCCGGGCCGCTGGAACACTATCATTGGCATTTCGAGATCGTGCCCAAACTGACCTCGATTGCCGGATTTGAATGGGGGACCGGATTCTACATCAACCCCATGCCGCCGGAAGAAACCTGTCGTTATCTTCGCGAGGTGAAACTGTAG
- a CDS encoding lactate racemase domain-containing protein, with amino-acid sequence MNSISVDLPYGERKLTFSVPAQAVMLSAREPDCRVDLDLLKAQFTALLPNPLPPGPIAIVVADKTRLCDYPRILPWLVAFLQAQGGTREHIRFYIAYGTHSRQTDAESLAAYGPLYRQFPFVHHQSRDQGQFTQLGTTRRGTPVRVRRDLVQSALIITIGAISHHYFAGFGGGRKLLFPGLAEQEAIYHNHQLFLDQRTHELASGCRAGQLSHNPLAEDLEEINRFLPPYLSIHGLLNSGGEVVAYRCGNRYHHFVEACVEHDQSFRSPDRGQYPLVLASAGGFPKDINFIQAHKAIDNAAAFVAAGGHLIVLAQCSDGIGSSTFLPYIDMNDRRTVFAALLHRYCGNGGTALSMMAKTKRFSIALVTALEESLCHRIGITRLDQHQVQQRIGQQKSMAIIANSSMLIR; translated from the coding sequence ATGAACAGCATCTCGGTTGATCTGCCCTATGGTGAGCGAAAGCTCACCTTTTCGGTGCCCGCCCAGGCCGTAATGCTCAGCGCCCGTGAACCGGATTGCAGGGTGGATCTGGACCTGCTGAAGGCGCAGTTCACTGCCCTGCTGCCCAATCCCCTTCCTCCTGGCCCGATTGCCATTGTTGTGGCCGACAAAACCCGGTTGTGCGATTACCCACGCATCCTTCCCTGGCTCGTTGCGTTTTTGCAAGCTCAGGGGGGGACGCGAGAACATATCCGATTTTACATTGCCTACGGCACCCATAGCCGGCAGACCGATGCCGAATCCCTGGCTGCCTACGGCCCCCTGTACCGCCAGTTTCCCTTTGTTCACCACCAGAGCCGGGATCAGGGGCAGTTTACTCAGCTCGGCACAACCCGGCGCGGCACGCCGGTACGCGTCCGCCGGGATCTGGTCCAATCCGCCCTGATCATCACCATCGGTGCCATATCCCATCACTATTTCGCCGGGTTTGGTGGGGGCCGCAAGCTGTTGTTTCCAGGCCTTGCCGAGCAGGAGGCCATTTACCACAATCACCAGCTCTTTCTTGACCAAAGGACCCATGAACTGGCGAGCGGTTGTCGCGCCGGCCAACTCAGTCACAATCCCCTTGCCGAGGATCTCGAAGAAATTAATCGGTTCCTCCCGCCGTATCTTTCCATTCACGGCCTGCTCAACAGTGGAGGGGAGGTGGTCGCCTATCGCTGCGGAAACAGGTATCACCACTTTGTCGAGGCCTGCGTCGAGCATGATCAGTCCTTTCGTAGTCCAGACAGAGGGCAGTATCCGCTGGTCTTGGCCTCGGCCGGTGGATTTCCTAAAGACATCAACTTCATCCAGGCGCACAAGGCGATTGACAACGCGGCCGCCTTTGTCGCCGCCGGCGGCCATTTGATTGTCCTGGCCCAATGTTCTGATGGCATCGGTTCCAGCACCTTTCTGCCCTATATTGATATGAACGATCGGAGAACCGTTTTTGCCGCCCTCCTCCACAGATATTGCGGCAACGGCGGTACAGCCCTTTCGATGATGGCAAAAACCAAACGTTTCTCCATTGCCCTGGTCACAGCGCTCGAAGAGTCGCTCTGCCACCGTATCGGCATTACGCGCCTGGACCAACACCAGGTGCAACAGCGAATCGGCCAACAGAAATCGATGGCCATCATCGCCAACAGCTCCATGCTGATCCGTTGA
- the ccsB gene encoding c-type cytochrome biogenesis protein CcsB yields MDSSQLFGLTMIAYILAAAFYIGLFLFKNNKVGLIAMLFAAAGVLIQTMAIGLRWYESYQIGAGHAPLTNMYESLVFFAWCTTLFYLGLEFRFKTRVMGAFVMPCVAVAMAYASLSVRIDDKISPLIPALQSNWLIAHVVTCFIGYGAFSVAGGLGMMYLLKDSTTSKASNPSIVTALPELSIIDDLTHKTIIFGFMWLSAGIITGAIWANEAWGTYWSWDPKETWSIITWFLYASTLHARFTRGWSGRRIAWLAIIGFVAVFFTYFGVNFLLSGLHSYGSV; encoded by the coding sequence ATGGACAGCTCCCAACTCTTCGGCCTGACCATGATTGCCTACATCCTGGCAGCCGCTTTTTATATTGGTCTCTTTCTCTTTAAAAATAATAAAGTTGGCCTTATCGCCATGCTGTTTGCCGCGGCGGGTGTCCTGATCCAGACCATGGCGATTGGCCTGCGTTGGTATGAGTCGTATCAGATCGGTGCAGGCCATGCCCCACTGACCAACATGTACGAGTCACTGGTCTTTTTTGCCTGGTGTACCACCCTCTTTTATCTGGGCCTGGAATTTCGTTTCAAAACCAGGGTAATGGGGGCCTTTGTCATGCCCTGCGTGGCGGTAGCCATGGCCTACGCCTCTCTCTCCGTACGCATCGACGATAAGATCAGCCCGCTGATTCCGGCGTTGCAGTCCAACTGGCTGATCGCCCATGTGGTGACCTGCTTCATCGGCTATGGCGCCTTTTCCGTGGCCGGTGGCCTGGGTATGATGTACCTGCTCAAAGACTCGACCACCTCAAAGGCTAGCAATCCCTCCATCGTGACGGCCCTTCCGGAGTTGTCCATCATCGACGACCTGACCCATAAAACCATTATCTTCGGGTTCATGTGGCTCTCCGCCGGTATTATTACCGGCGCCATCTGGGCAAACGAGGCCTGGGGGACCTACTGGAGTTGGGATCCCAAAGAAACCTGGTCCATCATCACCTGGTTCCTCTATGCTTCCACCCTCCATGCCCGTTTTACCCGGGGATGGAGCGGCCGCCGAATCGCCTGGTTGGCCATCATTGGATTTGTCGCCGTTTTCTTTACCTATTTTGGGGTCAATTTCCTGCTCTCCGGCCTGCACAGCTACGGTTCGGTCTAA